One Periophthalmus magnuspinnatus isolate fPerMag1 chromosome 15, fPerMag1.2.pri, whole genome shotgun sequence genomic window carries:
- the LOC117382300 gene encoding vinculin-like isoform X1 translates to MPVFHTKTIESILEPVAQQISHLVIMHEEGEVDGKAIPDLTVPVAAVQAAVSNLVRVGKETVQTTEDQVMKRDMPPAFIKVENSSSKLVQAAQMLKADPYSVPARDYLIDGSRGILSGTSDLLLTFDEAEVRKIIRVCKGIMEYLTVAEVVETMEDLITYTKNLGPGMTKMSKMIDERQQELTHQEHRQMLMSSMNTVKELLPVLISAIKIFVATKTSRGAGVEEAERNRKFTFEKMSTEITEIIRVLQLTTWDEDAWANKDMEALKRSLAVIESKMAQAKAWLKDPHGQPGDPGEVALRVILDEAGKVGELCAGKERKDILATAKALGQMSDQITDLRARGQGQTPGCVQRAGQCSQGLDLLFGKVDNAARRLEALINAKQAIARRLDAAQAWLADPHGGPEGEENIRALLAEAKRIADLCEDPKERDDILRSISEIAGLTARLVDLRKQGKGDTPEARALAKQIGAALLTLQSKTNRAVTNMRPAKAAVTLEGKMEQALRWVNNPGVDDRGVGQAAIRGMVGEGKRLAGGLLGPYRQDMVGRCDRTEALMGSLAEMAGRGEAEAPHARATAAQLQDSLKDLRQHMQDVMTQEVSDVFSDTTTPVKLLAVAATAPPDAPNREEVFEERAGNFEAHAGRLGATAEKAAAVGTANRSTVEGIHAAVKHARELTPQVTSAARILLKNPGNKAAYEHFDTMKNQWIDNVERLTGLVDEAIDTKSLLDASEEAIKKDIDKCRVAMANVQPQMLVAGATSIARRANRVLLVAKREVENSEDPRFRDTVKHASDILSHTISPMVMDAKAVAGNIQDKALQKAYLDSCLRILAAVGKVREAFQPQEPEFPPPPPDLDQLHVVDDQQAPPKPPLPEGEVPPPRPPPPEEKDEEFPEQKAGEVVSEPMMVAARQLHDEARKWSSKPEDEEAGEEREVDEEDDFTDGEDDYEPELLMMPSNQPVNQPILAAAQSLHQEARKWSSKGNDIIAAAKRMALLMAEMSRLVRGGSGNKRALIQCAKDIAKASDEVTRLAKEVAKQCTDRRIRTNLLQVCERIPTISTQLKILSTVKATMLGRTNISEEESEQATEMLVHNAQNLMQSVKETVREAEAASIKIRTDAGFTLRWVRKTPWYQ, encoded by the exons ATGCCGGTGTTTCATACCAAGACAATTGAGAGTATCCTGGAGCCGGTGGCCCAGCAGATCTCCCACCTGGTCATTATGCACGAGGAAGGGGAGGTGGATGGGAAAGCCATCCCGGATCTGACTGTGCCAGTGGCTGCGGTGCAGGCGGCAGTCAGCAACCTTGTGCGG GTCGGGAAGGAGACTGTCCAGACCACTGAAGACCAGGTGATGAAGAGAGACATGCCTCCTGCATTCATCAA GGTTGAGAACTCCTCCTCTAAGCTGGTCCAAGCTGCTCAGATGCTGAAGGCAGACCCATACTCTGTCCCAGCTCGAGATTACCTGATCGACGGCTCCAGGGGGATACTCTCCGGGACCTCCGACCTGCTGCTCACTTTTGACGAGGCAGAG GTGAGAAAGATAATCCGTGTGTGTAAAGGAATCATGGAGTACCTGACCGTGGCAGAGGTTGTGGAGACCATGGAAGACCTCATCACATACACCAAAAACCTAGGACCAG GGATGACTAAAATGTCGAAAATGATCGATGAAAGACAACAGGAGCTGACCCACCAGGAGCACAGGCAAATGTTGATGAGCTCTATGAACACAGTGAAAGAGCTGCTGCCTGTCCTCATTTCAG CTATCAAGATCTTTGTCGCAACTAAAACAAGTCGAGGAGCTGGTGTGGAGGAGGCTGAGCGCAACAGAAAGTTTACATTTGAAAAGATGAGCACTGAAATTACAGAGATTATCAGAGTGCTACAGCTCACGACATGGGACGAAGATGCCTGGGCCAACAAG GATATGGAAGCTCTGAAGAGATCTCTGGCTGTAATTGAGTCAAAGATGGCTCAAGCTAAAGCTTGGCTCAAAGACCCTCATGGACAGCCTG GAGACCCTGGCGAGGTGGCTCTCCGCGTCATACTGGACGAGGCTGGTAAAGTGGGGGAGCTCTGTGCtggaaaagagaggaaagacatTTTAGCCACTGCTAAAGCTCTAGGGCAGATGAGTGACCAAATCACAGATCTGCGGGCCAG AGGCCAAGGACAGACGCCAGGCTGTGTGCAGCGGGCCGGTCAGTGCTCTCAGGGCTTAGACTTGTTATTTGGCAAAGTGGACAATGCTGCACGCAGACTAGAGGCTCTAATCAACGCAAAGCAGGCCATTGCCAGGAGACTGGATGCTGCACAG GCTTGGCTAGCTGATCCTCATGGAGGTCCCGAGGGAGAAGAAAACATCCGAGCATTGTTAGCAGAGGCTAAACGCATCGCTGATCTGTGTGAAGACCCTAAAGAAAGAGATGACATCCTTCGCTCCATCAGCGAGATTGCAGGCCTCACTGCCAGACTCGTGGATCTCAGGAAACA GGGTAAAGGTGACACCCCTGAGGCCCGAGCTTTAGCCAAGCAGATTGGCGCAGCATTGTTAACTCTACAGTCCAAAACCAACCGCGCTGTGACTAACATGAGGCCGGCGAAGGCTGCTGTCACTTtggagggaaagatggagcAAGCACTGCGGTGGGTGAACAACCCTGGAGTGGATGATAGAGGAGTAG GTCAGGCAGCCATTAGGGGAATGGTGGGAGAAGGCAAGAGGCTGGCAGGGGGCTTGTTGGGTCCATATCGACAGGACATGGTTGGACGCTGTGACCGAACAGAGGCACTGATGGGGTCTTTAGCCGAGATGGCAGGTCGGGGTGAGGCTGAGGCACCACATGCACGAGCAACAGCTGCTCAGCTCCAGGACAGTCTGAAG GACCTCAGACAGCACATGCAGGACGTGATGACCCAGGAGGTTTCAGATGTTTTCAGTGATACCACAACCCCTGTAAAACTCCTCGCTGTGGCTGCAACTGCCCCTCCCGATGCCCCCAACAGGGAAGAG gTTTTTGAAGAGCGTGCAGGGAACTTCGAAGCCCACGCTGGTCGACTTGGGGCAACAGCAGAGAAAGCAGCTGCAGTGGGGACAGCCAATAGGAGCACAGTGGAGGGCATCCATGCTGCTGTCAAACACGCCAGGGAACTCACTCCACAG GTAACGTCTGCTGCTCgtattttattgaaaaatccAGGAAACAAAGCTGCATATGAGCACTTTGACACAATGAAAAACCAATGGATTGACAATGTAGAGCGACTGACTG GTCTCGTAGATGAAGCTATAGACACAAAGTCACTGTTGGATGCATCAGAGGAAGCcataaaaaaagacattgacAAGTGCAGAGTCGCTATGGCCAATGTTCAACCTCAAATGCTGGTTGCTGGGGCTACGAGCATTGCGAGGCGAGCTAATCGAGTTTTGTTGGTGGCTAAAAGAGAAGTGGAAAACTCTGAAGATCCTCGGTTCAGAGACACGGTGAAGCATGCCTCGGATATCCTCTCTCACACCATCTCCCCTATGGTGATGGACGCCAAGGCTGTGGCtgggaacattcaagacaaag CTCTGCAGAAGGCTTATTTAGACTCCTGTTTGCGAATCCTGGCTGCAGTGGGAAAAGTCAGAGAAGCCTTCCAGCCACAAGAGCCCGAGTTCCCCCCTCCACCTCCTGATCTAGACCAGCTCCAT GTGGTGGATGACCAGCAGGCCCCACCGAAACCCCCTCTGCCAGAAGGAGAAGTGCCACCACCCCGCCCCCCTCCTCCTGAAGAGAAGGATGAAGAGTTCCCTGAGCAGAAGGCTGGAGAGGTGGTCAGCGAACCCATGATGGTGGCAGCCAGACAGCTGCACGATGAGGCTCGCAAGTGGTCAAGCAAG CCTGAGGATGAGGAggcaggagaagagagggaggtagatGAGGAAGATGATTTTACTGATGGTGAGGATGACTATGAGCCAGAGCTGCTGATGATGCCCTCCAACCAGCCAGTCAATCAACCCATTCTGGCAGCTGCCCAGTCTCTACATCAGGAGGCTCGCAAGTGGTCCAGCAAG GGTAATGACATTATTGCAGCAGCCAAAAGAATGGCTTTACTCATGGCTGAGATGTCTCGACTGGTGCGTGGTGGAAGTGGAAACAAACGCGCCCTCATTCAATGCGCTAAAGACATTGCCAAAGCTTCAGATGAAGTGACCCGGCTGGCTAAAGAGGTGGCCAAACAGTGCACTGACAGGCGCATTCGGACTAACCTTCTTCAG gTGTGTGAACGAATTCCCACCATAAGTACTCAGTTGAAGATCCTCTCAACTGTTAAAGCTACAATGTTGGGAAGAACTAACATTAGTGAGGAAGAGTCTGAACAG GCCACAGAGATGTTGGTGCATAATGCCCAGAATCTTATGCAGTCGGTGAAGGAGACTGTTAGAGAAGCAGAAGCAGCTTCCATTAAGATCCGCACAGACGCTGGCTTCACCCTTCGCTGGGTTCGTAAAACACCTTGGTACCAATAA
- the plaua gene encoding plasminogen activator, urokinase a, with amino-acid sequence MKLFVIIAIIMSFSVEMAKSRKSLFNRQSTSLKGDCVSGNGRSYRGTVSQSESGKPCLNWGRYTNIWGAAAGIGNHNYCRNPDYKLMPWCRVQIGKHIVPENCRIPKCSTPTVKSPVVQPQDTELTCGQTSESRLYKVVGGRFTPIESQPWVAAIFHSRRLLCGGSLISPCWVLTASHCFDGLEQSRKQLTVYLGKSAVNETNASKEQKFMVEKLIIHPKYNSSNYNNDIALLKIKNQNSECAVKTATARTVCLPPFQTQLPDGFQCTIAGYGKENQYAWSFSNILKEGRVNLLSQSECRRKDYYGDRVTSKMFCAAHSNWSVDSCKGDSGGPLVCSIADRMFLFGIVSWGDGCAQRNKPGVYTKVTSYNRWIARNTGLSKYTAGIMYPTK; translated from the exons ATGAAGCTATTTGTCATCATCGCCATCATTATGTCATTCAGTGTTGAGATG GCAAAGTCCAGAAAGTCGTTATTCAATCGACAAAGCACCAGTTTAAAAG GTGATTGTGTGTCTGGAAATGGCAGAAGTTACAGAGGAACAGTGTCTCAGTCTGAAAGTGGAAAACCATGCCTGAACTGGGGCAGATATACAAATATTTGGGGAGCTGCTGCTGGCATTGGCAATCATAATTACTGCAG GAACCCAGATTACAAACTGATGCCATGGTGCAGAGTTCAAATAGGAAAACATATAGTTCCAGAAAACTGCAGGATTCCAAAAT GTTCTACACCAACAGTCAAGTCTCCTGTGGTTCAGCCTCAAGATACAG agctgacctgtggTCAGACATCTGAAAGTAGGCTGTATAAAGTAGTGGGTGGACGTTTCACACCTATAGAGTCACAGCCCTGGGTGGCAGCTATCTTTCATTCTCGTCGATTACTTTGTGGTGGCTCGCTCATCTCGCCTTGTTGGGTTCTCACAGCTTCACACTGCTTCGATGG gtTGGAACAAAGTAGGAAACAGCTTACTGTTTATCTGGGCAAGAGTGCAGTTAATGAAACCAATGCTTCCAAGGAGCAGAAGTTTATGGTGGAAAAACTAATTATACATCCTAAATACAATTCCTCCAACTACAATAATGATATAG CGCTTCTAAAGATCAAAAACCAAAATAGTGAATGTGCTGTTAAAACTGCAACCGCTCGTACCGTGTGCCTCCCACCTTTTCAAACTCAACTACCTGATGGATTTCAATGCACTATTGCAGGATACGGCAAGGAAAACCAAT ATGCTTGGAGCTTttcaaatatacttaaagagggTCGCGTAAATCTGCTCTCCCAATCAGAATGCAGGAGAAAAGACTATTATGGAGACAGGGTCACGTCGAAAATGTTTTGTGCGGCACACTCTAATTGGAGTGTTGATTCCTGCAAA GGGGACTCAGGTGGTCCTTTGGTCTGCAGCATCGCAGATAGGATGTTCCTATTTGGCATTGTCAGTTGGGGAGATGGCTGTGCCCAAAGAAACAAACCGGGAGTGTACACCAAAGTCACCAGCTATAACAGATGGATTGCAAGAAATACAGGTCTATCCAAGTACACAGCAGGTATAATGTATCCCACAAAATGA
- the LOC117382300 gene encoding vinculin-like isoform X2 has translation MPVFHTKTIESILEPVAQQISHLVIMHEEGEVDGKAIPDLTVPVAAVQAAVSNLVRVGKETVQTTEDQVMKRDMPPAFIKVENSSSKLVQAAQMLKADPYSVPARDYLIDGSRGILSGTSDLLLTFDEAEVRKIIRVCKGIMEYLTVAEVVETMEDLITYTKNLGPGMTKMSKMIDERQQELTHQEHRQMLMSSMNTVKELLPVLISAIKIFVATKTSRGAGVEEAERNRKFTFEKMSTEITEIIRVLQLTTWDEDAWANKDMEALKRSLAVIESKMAQAKAWLKDPHGQPGDPGEVALRVILDEAGKVGELCAGKERKDILATAKALGQMSDQITDLRARGQGQTPGCVQRAGQCSQGLDLLFGKVDNAARRLEALINAKQAIARRLDAAQAWLADPHGGPEGEENIRALLAEAKRIADLCEDPKERDDILRSISEIAGLTARLVDLRKQGKGDTPEARALAKQIGAALLTLQSKTNRAVTNMRPAKAAVTLEGKMEQALRWVNNPGVDDRGVGQAAIRGMVGEGKRLAGGLLGPYRQDMVGRCDRTEALMGSLAEMAGRGEAEAPHARATAAQLQDSLKDLRQHMQDVMTQEVSDVFSDTTTPVKLLAVAATAPPDAPNREEVFEERAGNFEAHAGRLGATAEKAAAVGTANRSTVEGIHAAVKHARELTPQVTSAARILLKNPGNKAAYEHFDTMKNQWIDNVERLTGLVDEAIDTKSLLDASEEAIKKDIDKCRVAMANVQPQMLVAGATSIARRANRVLLVAKREVENSEDPRFRDTVKHASDILSHTISPMVMDAKAVAGNIQDKALQKAYLDSCLRILAAVGKVREAFQPQEPEFPPPPPDLDQLHVVDDQQAPPKPPLPEGEVPPPRPPPPEEKDEEFPEQKAGEVVSEPMMVAARQLHDEARKWSSKGNDIIAAAKRMALLMAEMSRLVRGGSGNKRALIQCAKDIAKASDEVTRLAKEVAKQCTDRRIRTNLLQVCERIPTISTQLKILSTVKATMLGRTNISEEESEQATEMLVHNAQNLMQSVKETVREAEAASIKIRTDAGFTLRWVRKTPWYQ, from the exons ATGCCGGTGTTTCATACCAAGACAATTGAGAGTATCCTGGAGCCGGTGGCCCAGCAGATCTCCCACCTGGTCATTATGCACGAGGAAGGGGAGGTGGATGGGAAAGCCATCCCGGATCTGACTGTGCCAGTGGCTGCGGTGCAGGCGGCAGTCAGCAACCTTGTGCGG GTCGGGAAGGAGACTGTCCAGACCACTGAAGACCAGGTGATGAAGAGAGACATGCCTCCTGCATTCATCAA GGTTGAGAACTCCTCCTCTAAGCTGGTCCAAGCTGCTCAGATGCTGAAGGCAGACCCATACTCTGTCCCAGCTCGAGATTACCTGATCGACGGCTCCAGGGGGATACTCTCCGGGACCTCCGACCTGCTGCTCACTTTTGACGAGGCAGAG GTGAGAAAGATAATCCGTGTGTGTAAAGGAATCATGGAGTACCTGACCGTGGCAGAGGTTGTGGAGACCATGGAAGACCTCATCACATACACCAAAAACCTAGGACCAG GGATGACTAAAATGTCGAAAATGATCGATGAAAGACAACAGGAGCTGACCCACCAGGAGCACAGGCAAATGTTGATGAGCTCTATGAACACAGTGAAAGAGCTGCTGCCTGTCCTCATTTCAG CTATCAAGATCTTTGTCGCAACTAAAACAAGTCGAGGAGCTGGTGTGGAGGAGGCTGAGCGCAACAGAAAGTTTACATTTGAAAAGATGAGCACTGAAATTACAGAGATTATCAGAGTGCTACAGCTCACGACATGGGACGAAGATGCCTGGGCCAACAAG GATATGGAAGCTCTGAAGAGATCTCTGGCTGTAATTGAGTCAAAGATGGCTCAAGCTAAAGCTTGGCTCAAAGACCCTCATGGACAGCCTG GAGACCCTGGCGAGGTGGCTCTCCGCGTCATACTGGACGAGGCTGGTAAAGTGGGGGAGCTCTGTGCtggaaaagagaggaaagacatTTTAGCCACTGCTAAAGCTCTAGGGCAGATGAGTGACCAAATCACAGATCTGCGGGCCAG AGGCCAAGGACAGACGCCAGGCTGTGTGCAGCGGGCCGGTCAGTGCTCTCAGGGCTTAGACTTGTTATTTGGCAAAGTGGACAATGCTGCACGCAGACTAGAGGCTCTAATCAACGCAAAGCAGGCCATTGCCAGGAGACTGGATGCTGCACAG GCTTGGCTAGCTGATCCTCATGGAGGTCCCGAGGGAGAAGAAAACATCCGAGCATTGTTAGCAGAGGCTAAACGCATCGCTGATCTGTGTGAAGACCCTAAAGAAAGAGATGACATCCTTCGCTCCATCAGCGAGATTGCAGGCCTCACTGCCAGACTCGTGGATCTCAGGAAACA GGGTAAAGGTGACACCCCTGAGGCCCGAGCTTTAGCCAAGCAGATTGGCGCAGCATTGTTAACTCTACAGTCCAAAACCAACCGCGCTGTGACTAACATGAGGCCGGCGAAGGCTGCTGTCACTTtggagggaaagatggagcAAGCACTGCGGTGGGTGAACAACCCTGGAGTGGATGATAGAGGAGTAG GTCAGGCAGCCATTAGGGGAATGGTGGGAGAAGGCAAGAGGCTGGCAGGGGGCTTGTTGGGTCCATATCGACAGGACATGGTTGGACGCTGTGACCGAACAGAGGCACTGATGGGGTCTTTAGCCGAGATGGCAGGTCGGGGTGAGGCTGAGGCACCACATGCACGAGCAACAGCTGCTCAGCTCCAGGACAGTCTGAAG GACCTCAGACAGCACATGCAGGACGTGATGACCCAGGAGGTTTCAGATGTTTTCAGTGATACCACAACCCCTGTAAAACTCCTCGCTGTGGCTGCAACTGCCCCTCCCGATGCCCCCAACAGGGAAGAG gTTTTTGAAGAGCGTGCAGGGAACTTCGAAGCCCACGCTGGTCGACTTGGGGCAACAGCAGAGAAAGCAGCTGCAGTGGGGACAGCCAATAGGAGCACAGTGGAGGGCATCCATGCTGCTGTCAAACACGCCAGGGAACTCACTCCACAG GTAACGTCTGCTGCTCgtattttattgaaaaatccAGGAAACAAAGCTGCATATGAGCACTTTGACACAATGAAAAACCAATGGATTGACAATGTAGAGCGACTGACTG GTCTCGTAGATGAAGCTATAGACACAAAGTCACTGTTGGATGCATCAGAGGAAGCcataaaaaaagacattgacAAGTGCAGAGTCGCTATGGCCAATGTTCAACCTCAAATGCTGGTTGCTGGGGCTACGAGCATTGCGAGGCGAGCTAATCGAGTTTTGTTGGTGGCTAAAAGAGAAGTGGAAAACTCTGAAGATCCTCGGTTCAGAGACACGGTGAAGCATGCCTCGGATATCCTCTCTCACACCATCTCCCCTATGGTGATGGACGCCAAGGCTGTGGCtgggaacattcaagacaaag CTCTGCAGAAGGCTTATTTAGACTCCTGTTTGCGAATCCTGGCTGCAGTGGGAAAAGTCAGAGAAGCCTTCCAGCCACAAGAGCCCGAGTTCCCCCCTCCACCTCCTGATCTAGACCAGCTCCAT GTGGTGGATGACCAGCAGGCCCCACCGAAACCCCCTCTGCCAGAAGGAGAAGTGCCACCACCCCGCCCCCCTCCTCCTGAAGAGAAGGATGAAGAGTTCCCTGAGCAGAAGGCTGGAGAGGTGGTCAGCGAACCCATGATGGTGGCAGCCAGACAGCTGCACGATGAGGCTCGCAAGTGGTCAAGCAAG GGTAATGACATTATTGCAGCAGCCAAAAGAATGGCTTTACTCATGGCTGAGATGTCTCGACTGGTGCGTGGTGGAAGTGGAAACAAACGCGCCCTCATTCAATGCGCTAAAGACATTGCCAAAGCTTCAGATGAAGTGACCCGGCTGGCTAAAGAGGTGGCCAAACAGTGCACTGACAGGCGCATTCGGACTAACCTTCTTCAG gTGTGTGAACGAATTCCCACCATAAGTACTCAGTTGAAGATCCTCTCAACTGTTAAAGCTACAATGTTGGGAAGAACTAACATTAGTGAGGAAGAGTCTGAACAG GCCACAGAGATGTTGGTGCATAATGCCCAGAATCTTATGCAGTCGGTGAAGGAGACTGTTAGAGAAGCAGAAGCAGCTTCCATTAAGATCCGCACAGACGCTGGCTTCACCCTTCGCTGGGTTCGTAAAACACCTTGGTACCAATAA